A part of Denitratisoma oestradiolicum genomic DNA contains:
- the coq7 gene encoding 2-polyprenyl-3-methyl-6-methoxy-1,4-benzoquinone monooxygenase, translating into MLDHLIIEFDKALRTLWASAPTLRPMPGEDLPEADLTEAERRHAAALMRINHCGEICAQALYQGQALTSRDPSTRRAMGQAAREETEHLNWTERRIGELGGRKSLLNPVWYASSLGVGVLAGLLGDDWNLGFLAETERQVEAHLNDHLARLPAQDRRSWEILEQMKVDEIKHAETAIRCGARELPGPVKLAMKLSSKAMTSTAYYV; encoded by the coding sequence ATGCTGGACCACCTGATCATCGAATTCGACAAGGCCCTGCGCACCCTCTGGGCATCGGCACCCACCCTGCGCCCTATGCCCGGAGAAGACCTGCCGGAGGCCGACCTGACGGAAGCAGAACGTCGCCATGCGGCGGCACTGATGCGCATCAACCACTGCGGCGAGATCTGCGCCCAGGCCCTGTACCAGGGCCAGGCCCTGACCTCCCGGGACCCATCCACCCGGCGGGCCATGGGCCAGGCGGCGAGGGAGGAGACGGAGCATCTCAACTGGACCGAGCGCCGAATTGGGGAACTGGGGGGACGCAAGAGTCTGCTCAACCCGGTCTGGTATGCCAGTTCCCTGGGAGTCGGAGTCCTGGCCGGTCTTCTGGGCGATGACTGGAATCTGGGTTTTCTGGCCGAAACGGAGCGCCAGGTGGAGGCTCACCTCAACGACCATCTGGCCCGGCTACCGGCTCAGGACCGGCGTTCCTGGGAAATTCTGGAGCAGATGAAGGTAGATGAAATCAAACATGCCGAAACGGCAATTCGCTGCGGCGCCCGTGAATTGCCCGGGCCGGTGAAGTTGGCGATGAAGCTGTCGTCCAAAGCGATGACGAGCACCGCCTATTACGTGTAG
- a CDS encoding RNA pyrophosphohydrolase — translation MLDREGYRPNVGIVLVNSHNQVFWGKRIREHSWQFPQGGIKKGETPEQAMYRELHEEVGLLPEHVKILGRTRDWLRYDVPKHWVRREWRTTYRGQKQIWYLLRLVGRDSDVSLRATEHPEFDAWRWNDYWIPLDSVIEFKRGVYEQALVELARHLFLHPADRRPPWPQVVAEGGVAQ, via the coding sequence ATGCTCGATCGGGAAGGCTATCGCCCGAACGTCGGCATTGTTTTGGTCAATAGCCACAATCAGGTCTTCTGGGGTAAACGGATACGCGAGCATTCCTGGCAATTTCCGCAAGGCGGGATCAAGAAGGGCGAAACGCCCGAACAGGCCATGTATCGCGAGCTCCATGAGGAAGTAGGCTTGCTGCCGGAACATGTCAAGATTCTGGGGCGCACCCGGGACTGGCTACGTTACGACGTGCCCAAGCACTGGGTCAGGCGCGAGTGGCGCACCACCTACCGTGGACAAAAGCAGATCTGGTATCTGCTGCGACTGGTGGGTCGGGATTCGGACGTTTCCCTGCGGGCGACGGAACACCCGGAGTTCGACGCATGGCGCTGGAACGACTACTGGATTCCCCTGGATTCGGTGATCGAGTTCAAGCGCGGGGTCTATGAGCAGGCCCTGGTCGAACTGGCCCGCCATCTGTTCCTTCATCCCGCCGATCGCCGCCCGCCCTGGCCGCAAGTCGTCGCAGAGGGTGGGGTGGCGCAGTGA
- a CDS encoding c-type cytochrome, translating to MALPIAAVIALPSWAAPSPFEEPIRYRRAAMVMIKVHYDRLSQMAKGTRPTTRDELQRNALYLEQLSRVSLDGFVPGSHEGDTKASANIWKEWQNFKSLGEKFQGAALRLRDASQSGDVGAAKGVLQDVTRACKACHDEYKLNAPTG from the coding sequence ATGGCCTTGCCCATTGCGGCCGTTATCGCGCTGCCATCGTGGGCAGCCCCATCACCCTTCGAGGAACCCATCCGTTACCGGCGCGCCGCCATGGTGATGATCAAGGTGCATTACGATCGCCTGAGCCAGATGGCCAAGGGCACGCGCCCGACCACCCGGGACGAGTTGCAGCGCAATGCCCTGTATCTGGAACAGTTGTCCCGGGTGAGCCTTGATGGTTTCGTGCCCGGCTCCCACGAGGGGGATACCAAGGCCAGTGCGAACATCTGGAAGGAGTGGCAGAACTTCAAGTCCCTGGGGGAGAAATTCCAGGGCGCGGCCCTGCGCTTGCGGGATGCGAGCCAGAGTGGGGATGTGGGGGCCGCCAAGGGTGTCTTGCAGGATGTGACTAGGGCCTGCAAGGCCTGCCATGATGAATACAAGCTCAATGCGCCGACCGGCTGA
- the rpoH gene encoding RNA polymerase sigma factor RpoH, producing the protein MTHALTLANFSVPSSAGSLEDYIQAAQRVPMLSETEEQELARNFRQENDLEAARKLVLSHLRLVIAIARGYQGYGLPQADLIQEGNVGLMKAVKRFDPTRGVRLVSFAMHWIKAEIHEYILRNWRLVKIATTKAQRKLFFNLRSLKQSLTTLGQEQVNAVAAQLGVKPEEVVEMETRFSGGDVALESGSDDEDEHFAPIAYLAADSSVEPSMQLERKEYDRLQDEGLRSALAGLDERSRAIVQRRWLVEEGSEAATLHELAAEFGVSAERIRQIEVKAMQKMKALLVSQT; encoded by the coding sequence ATGACCCATGCTCTGACCCTTGCCAATTTTTCCGTCCCTTCCTCGGCCGGCAGTCTGGAAGACTACATTCAGGCCGCCCAGCGGGTGCCTATGCTCTCCGAAACAGAGGAGCAGGAGTTGGCCCGGAATTTTCGCCAGGAAAATGACCTGGAAGCTGCCCGCAAGCTGGTGCTTTCCCACCTGCGTCTGGTGATTGCCATCGCCCGGGGTTATCAGGGCTATGGCCTGCCTCAGGCAGACCTGATTCAGGAAGGCAATGTGGGGCTGATGAAGGCGGTCAAGCGCTTCGACCCCACCCGAGGTGTGCGTTTGGTGTCCTTCGCCATGCACTGGATCAAGGCCGAGATTCACGAATACATCCTGAGGAACTGGCGCCTGGTGAAAATTGCCACTACCAAGGCCCAGCGCAAGCTGTTCTTCAACCTGCGAAGCCTCAAGCAGAGCCTCACCACGCTGGGCCAGGAGCAGGTAAATGCCGTGGCCGCCCAGTTGGGCGTGAAGCCCGAGGAAGTGGTGGAAATGGAAACCCGTTTTTCCGGTGGCGACGTGGCCCTGGAATCAGGAAGCGACGACGAGGATGAACATTTTGCCCCCATCGCCTATCTGGCAGCGGACAGCAGCGTCGAGCCCTCGATGCAACTGGAGCGCAAGGAATACGACCGGCTCCAGGACGAAGGCCTGCGGAGCGCCCTGGCGGGACTGGACGAGCGCAGCCGCGCCATCGTGCAGCGGCGCTGGCTGGTGGAGGAAGGCAGCGAAGCCGCCACCCTCCACGAACTGGCCGCCGAATTTGGCGTCTCGGCGGAGCGCATTCGTCAGATCGAAGTCAAGGCCATGCAGAAAATGAAGGCCCTGCTTGTCAGCCAGACCTGA
- a CDS encoding CNP1-like family protein has translation MIRPQAAGLALACLLACTSVQAQVSDAWEPSLQEEPDWVEMKVEPPALPRDEDLIEFYVGPLASNHFFVDGASIRVGEDGVVRYVLVIRTPSGAGNITFEGIRCASREVKLYAMGADGHWRKARDTAWKPVENKSLNSHHAALNRDYFCSVGQSITDGNEGRAALRRGAYLLSR, from the coding sequence GTGATCCGTCCCCAGGCAGCCGGCCTGGCCCTGGCCTGTCTGCTGGCCTGCACGAGCGTCCAGGCCCAGGTATCCGATGCCTGGGAGCCGAGCCTTCAGGAAGAACCCGACTGGGTGGAGATGAAGGTGGAGCCACCCGCCCTCCCCCGGGACGAGGATTTGATCGAGTTCTACGTGGGCCCCCTGGCCAGCAACCACTTCTTTGTGGATGGCGCCAGCATCCGGGTCGGCGAGGACGGGGTGGTGCGCTATGTACTGGTGATCCGCACACCAAGCGGCGCCGGCAATATCACCTTCGAAGGCATTCGTTGTGCCAGCCGGGAAGTGAAACTCTACGCCATGGGGGCGGACGGGCACTGGCGCAAGGCCCGGGACACGGCCTGGAAACCGGTCGAGAACAAGTCCCTCAACTCCCATCACGCCGCCCTCAATCGGGACTATTTCTGTTCCGTGGGCCAGTCGATCACGGATGGCAACGAAGGACGCGCCGCCCTGCGCCGGGGCGCCTACCTGCTGTCCCGGTAA
- a CDS encoding energy transducer TonB has protein sequence MIQILAWPGPLARMDPNQRNLTLAIGLSLLVHALLLSVHFTFPGALDRVTERALDVVLVNSKHARKPSQAQARAQANLDAGGNTEQARRATTPLPPSAQARIGDDLVQAQQRVNQLESQTRELVTRSRGERVFNVGRNSSEPMPAVAAPGMDLYTRSMAIARLEAQIDKQMDDYNKRPRKKFIGTRTEEYLPAQYLEDWRQKVERIGNLNYPEAARGKLYGSLVVYLEINSEGKLERAEIQRSSGHKLLDEAALRILRLASPFARFPDSLKSQFDILAFARTWSFTQADVLRTQ, from the coding sequence ATGATCCAGATTCTGGCCTGGCCCGGCCCCTTGGCCCGGATGGACCCGAACCAGCGCAACCTGACGCTGGCCATCGGCCTTTCCCTGCTGGTTCACGCTCTGCTGCTGTCGGTGCATTTCACCTTTCCCGGCGCCCTGGACAGGGTGACGGAGCGTGCTCTGGATGTGGTGCTGGTCAACAGCAAACATGCCCGAAAACCCAGCCAGGCCCAGGCCAGGGCCCAGGCCAATCTGGATGCCGGCGGCAACACGGAGCAGGCGCGGCGCGCCACCACGCCCCTGCCCCCTTCGGCCCAGGCTCGGATTGGCGACGATCTGGTGCAAGCCCAGCAGCGGGTGAACCAACTGGAATCCCAGACCCGTGAACTGGTGACCCGGTCCCGTGGTGAGCGGGTTTTCAATGTCGGTCGCAACTCCAGTGAACCCATGCCCGCCGTGGCCGCGCCGGGCATGGATCTCTATACCCGCTCCATGGCCATCGCCCGGTTGGAAGCCCAGATCGACAAGCAGATGGACGATTACAACAAGCGTCCCCGCAAGAAATTCATCGGCACCCGCACCGAGGAATATCTGCCGGCCCAGTACCTGGAGGATTGGCGCCAGAAGGTGGAGCGCATCGGCAATCTCAACTATCCCGAGGCAGCCCGGGGCAAGCTCTACGGCAGCCTGGTGGTCTATCTGGAAATCAACTCCGAGGGCAAGCTGGAGCGGGCCGAGATTCAGCGCTCCTCGGGCCACAAGCTGCTGGACGAGGCAGCCCTGCGCATCCTGCGCCTGGCCTCGCCCTTCGCCCGTTTTCCCGACAGCCTGAAATCCCAGTTCGACATTCTCGCCTTTGCCCGTACCTGGAGCTTCACCCAGGCGGACGTACTGAGGACCCAATGA
- a CDS encoding c-type cytochrome, with product MPIRFSLIMICALGLATAHADSSEPDVLVKPCIECHGTAGVAVARGTPHLNGQLAPYLVEAMIQFRRHRRPSSVPEHIPTAYTDGQLATIAQYFSSAKAVRPKPEGIDGQRIEAGAAIHAKRCMECHPDNGRESDKDAPLMAAQDLDYLLAQTEAFRAGKRKFAFLMDEAYRDLAQDELASVAYFFASQDQLAPVTGKKRRKKPAAD from the coding sequence ATGCCCATCCGCTTCTCCCTCATCATGATCTGTGCCCTTGGTCTGGCCACCGCCCATGCCGATTCCAGCGAGCCCGACGTACTGGTGAAGCCCTGCATCGAATGCCACGGTACTGCCGGCGTTGCCGTTGCCCGCGGCACCCCCCATCTCAATGGGCAACTGGCCCCCTATCTGGTGGAGGCCATGATCCAGTTCAGGCGCCATCGCCGCCCCAGCAGTGTTCCCGAACATATTCCGACAGCCTATACCGACGGCCAGTTGGCGACCATCGCCCAGTATTTCAGTAGTGCCAAGGCGGTACGCCCGAAACCGGAAGGCATCGACGGCCAGCGGATCGAAGCAGGTGCGGCGATCCACGCCAAGCGCTGCATGGAATGCCATCCGGACAATGGCCGGGAGTCGGACAAGGACGCGCCGTTGATGGCGGCCCAGGATCTGGACTACCTGCTGGCCCAGACCGAGGCATTTCGGGCCGGCAAAAGAAAATTCGCCTTTCTGATGGACGAGGCCTATCGAGACCTGGCCCAGGATGAACTTGCCTCCGTCGCCTATTTCTTTGCCAGCCAGGACCAACTGGCTCCGGTCACCGGCAAGAAGCGCCGCAAGAAACCCGCTGCGGATTGA
- a CDS encoding ribonuclease catalytic domain-containing protein — translation MNILFEEEGSFKAGSVLADNTTSLQVELPTGKRSKVKAANVLLRFVAPSAAELLTQAESEAGSIDTDFLWEACPEGEFGFEDMATDYYGQKPTAVEAATLLLALHAAPMYFHRKGKGRFRKAPPEILQAAKAGLEKKRLQAEAQERMAGELKAGRLPAEFPPLLREMLYKPDRNRIETKALEAACAETGLSVPRLLEKCGAITDTHEYHLGRFLFEFFPKGTGFPAPWDNNEAPPPILPRQAGEVTDHPPSPGRGDGGEGPPFDDGEWRGLPLAEVHAFSIDDAHTTEIDDAFSVVFQPDGGMRVGIHIAAPGLGISPESDLGKIARERLSTVYMPGRKITMLPEPVVERFTLSAGSHAPALSLYLEVAPDLRVLGHESRIERVPVVANLRHHDIEPLFNEQTLQSGLGEFAFRDELKRLWELATVLEAGRGKAGKQNNRKDYNFHVDWERTSPQGPGWIEIEERPRGSPLDTLVAELMIVANSTWGGLLAQAKVGALYRGQTSGKVRMTTVPTPHEGLGVDCYAWTTSPLRRYTDLLNQWQLIALLGQETPPFPAKSAELLAAMRDFDITYAAYADFQRGMERYWCLRWLLQQERDNLSAQVIRENLVRCDELPLVLRVPSLPACNPGQKVALALEGIDLLDAELRPRFTELLDSATVDGALGEEEGGE, via the coding sequence ATGAATATCCTGTTTGAAGAAGAAGGCAGTTTCAAGGCCGGCAGTGTGCTGGCCGACAACACCACCTCCCTGCAGGTGGAACTACCCACGGGCAAGCGCTCCAAGGTCAAGGCGGCCAATGTACTGTTGCGCTTTGTCGCCCCCTCTGCCGCCGAGCTGCTGACCCAGGCCGAGAGCGAGGCTGGGTCCATTGATACCGATTTCCTCTGGGAAGCCTGCCCCGAGGGGGAGTTCGGCTTCGAGGACATGGCGACCGACTACTACGGCCAGAAGCCCACTGCCGTGGAAGCCGCCACCCTGCTGCTGGCCCTCCATGCCGCGCCCATGTATTTCCATCGCAAGGGCAAGGGACGCTTCCGCAAGGCGCCGCCGGAGATACTCCAGGCCGCCAAGGCCGGCCTGGAAAAGAAGCGCCTCCAGGCCGAGGCCCAGGAACGCATGGCCGGGGAACTCAAGGCGGGTCGCCTGCCCGCCGAATTCCCGCCCCTGCTGCGGGAGATGCTCTACAAGCCGGACCGCAACCGCATTGAGACCAAGGCCCTGGAGGCTGCCTGTGCCGAGACCGGCCTGTCGGTGCCCCGGCTGCTGGAAAAGTGCGGCGCCATCACCGATACCCACGAATATCACCTGGGAAGATTCCTGTTCGAGTTCTTTCCCAAGGGAACCGGGTTCCCGGCTCCTTGGGACAATAACGAGGCCCCCCCTCCCATCCTCCCCCGCCAAGCGGGGGAGGTGACTGATCACCCCCCTTCCCCGGGAAGGGGGGATGGGGGGGAAGGCCCACCCTTTGACGATGGAGAATGGCGTGGACTTCCGCTTGCGGAAGTCCACGCCTTCTCCATCGACGATGCCCACACCACGGAAATCGACGATGCCTTTTCCGTTGTCTTCCAACCTGACGGGGGCATGCGGGTAGGCATCCACATCGCCGCGCCAGGCCTGGGCATCAGCCCGGAGTCCGATCTGGGAAAGATCGCCCGGGAGCGACTGTCCACGGTCTATATGCCCGGCCGCAAGATCACCATGCTGCCCGAGCCCGTGGTGGAGCGCTTCACCCTTTCCGCAGGCAGCCATGCGCCGGCCCTGTCCCTCTATCTGGAGGTGGCGCCGGACCTGCGGGTGCTGGGCCACGAAAGCCGTATCGAACGGGTGCCGGTGGTGGCCAATCTGCGCCACCACGACATCGAGCCCCTGTTCAACGAGCAGACTCTCCAGTCCGGCCTGGGGGAGTTTGCCTTCCGCGACGAGCTGAAGCGTCTCTGGGAACTGGCCACGGTGCTGGAGGCGGGCCGGGGCAAGGCCGGCAAGCAGAACAACCGCAAGGATTACAACTTCCATGTGGACTGGGAGCGGACTTCGCCCCAGGGGCCGGGCTGGATCGAGATCGAGGAGCGGCCGAGAGGAAGCCCCCTGGATACCCTGGTGGCGGAATTGATGATCGTCGCCAATTCCACCTGGGGCGGTCTGCTGGCCCAGGCCAAGGTGGGTGCCCTGTATCGGGGTCAGACCAGCGGCAAGGTGCGGATGACCACCGTGCCCACGCCGCACGAGGGTCTGGGGGTGGATTGCTACGCCTGGACCACCTCGCCCCTGCGCCGCTATACGGACCTGTTGAACCAGTGGCAGTTGATCGCCCTGCTGGGGCAGGAGACGCCTCCTTTCCCGGCCAAGTCGGCGGAACTGCTGGCGGCGATGCGGGACTTCGATATCACCTATGCTGCCTACGCCGACTTTCAGCGGGGCATGGAGCGTTACTGGTGCCTGCGCTGGCTGTTGCAGCAGGAGCGGGACAACCTGAGTGCGCAAGTGATCCGGGAAAATCTGGTGCGCTGCGACGAGCTGCCCCTGGTGCTGCGGGTGCCTTCGCTGCCTGCCTGTAATCCGGGGCAGAAGGTGGCCCTGGCTCTGGAAGGGATCGATTTGCTGGACGCCGAGCTACGGCCCCGATTCACGGAATTGCTGGACTCCGCGACGGTTGATGGGGCTTTGGGGGAAGAGGAGGGTGGCGAGTAA
- the aroE gene encoding shikimate dehydrogenase has product MTDRYAVVGHPVAHSKSPRIHGLFAAQTRQDMRYEALLAPLDGFVATVRDFMAVGGRGMNVTVPFKEEAFRLADTLTPRARAAGAVNTLAFHEGRIIGDNTDGAGLVADIRDNLGLALKGKRLLLLGAGGAVRGCLLPLLGEGPSPLLIANRTADKALVLAREFGAGVAGCGFGDLAGLSFDIIINGTSAGLAEVALPLPPGLFAPGALAYDMVYGRQTPFLTQAAAAGARCADGLGMLVEQAAEAFLVWRGLRPETAPVLKLLRQELARP; this is encoded by the coding sequence ATGACCGATCGCTATGCCGTGGTGGGGCACCCCGTTGCCCATTCCAAGTCTCCCCGCATTCATGGGTTGTTTGCCGCCCAGACCCGCCAGGACATGCGCTATGAGGCGCTGCTGGCGCCCCTGGACGGCTTTGTCGCCACGGTGCGGGATTTCATGGCGGTCGGGGGGCGGGGCATGAATGTCACCGTGCCCTTCAAGGAAGAGGCCTTCCGCCTGGCCGATACCCTGACGCCCCGGGCTCGGGCGGCGGGGGCGGTGAACACCCTGGCCTTTCATGAAGGCCGGATCATAGGAGATAACACCGACGGTGCCGGATTGGTGGCGGACATCCGTGACAACCTGGGGCTTGCCCTGAAGGGGAAACGGCTGCTGTTGCTGGGGGCCGGTGGCGCGGTTCGCGGCTGTCTGCTGCCCCTGCTGGGCGAGGGACCGTCCCCTCTGTTGATCGCCAACCGCACGGCGGACAAGGCCCTGGTCCTGGCCCGGGAGTTCGGCGCCGGCGTGGCGGGATGCGGTTTCGGCGACCTGGCCGGGCTGTCCTTCGACATCATCATCAACGGCACCTCGGCGGGCCTCGCCGAGGTGGCCCTGCCTCTGCCTCCAGGTTTGTTTGCTCCCGGTGCCCTGGCCTATGACATGGTCTATGGCCGGCAGACGCCTTTCCTCACCCAGGCCGCCGCAGCTGGCGCCCGTTGCGCCGACGGTCTGGGCATGCTGGTGGAACAGGCGGCGGAGGCCTTCCTGGTGTGGCGTGGGCTGCGCCCGGAGACGGCGCCGGTGCTGAAGTTGCTGCGCCAGGAACTGGCTCGGCCCTGA
- a CDS encoding glycogen/starch/alpha-glucan phosphorylase yields the protein MTKHNNTTKPGGNGESIRTGMSEEAIRLAFLDNLFYVQGRFLEVASLDDKYKALAYTVRDRLLHRWVSTIRTYQQANPRTVCYLSAEYLPGPFMGLNLLNMGIEEPTRKALQSLGIDLESLIAYEQEPGLGNGGLGRLAACFMDSLATLQIPATSYGIRYEFGIFQQDIRNGEQVETTDNWLHYGNPWEVRRPQISYDVKIGGHTEHYTNEQGLHRVRWVPHETFRGVAIDTPILGHDVNTVNLMRLWRAEAAEALDFHAFNEGDYYGAVLREVRSETISKVLYPNDAPEIGKRLRLLQQHFFVTCSLQDMMRVHRTTGMPIERFHEKFTVQLNDTHPAIAVAELMRLLLDNHHLDWDTAWHVTRHTFAYTNHTLLPEALEKWPIPLFQSLLPRHLEIIYEINSRFLDEVRQRYPFDPDRAQRLSIIDETLPRHVRMAHLACIGSFAINGVAELHSQLLKETVLRDFYELWPEKFQNKTNGVTPRRFMLLSNPGLGSLLNETLGHGWETDLEQLRGLEAHADDPAFQERWRQVKRQRKEALAGEVHKLCGIDITPTSLYDVQVKRIHEYKRQHLNLLHIITLYNRIKRNPALDIVPRTFIFGGKSAPGYAMAKLIIRLINAVAEMVNRDRDVAGRLKVVFLPNFSVKLGQWVYPAADISQQISTAGKEASGTGNMKFSMNGALTIGTLDGANVEIREDVGAENFFLFGLDADAVSHTLANGYRPWDYYNANQELKDVIDLIASGFFAHGDRSLFQPLVDHLLQHDSYLLLADYADYIACQDQVSAAYRDPQRWTRMSILNVARIGKFSSDRTIAEYCRDIWKVQPVPVKLD from the coding sequence ATGACCAAACACAACAACACGACCAAGCCGGGGGGCAACGGCGAAAGCATCCGCACCGGCATGAGCGAGGAGGCCATCCGTCTGGCCTTTCTCGACAACCTGTTCTACGTCCAGGGCCGCTTTCTGGAAGTGGCCTCCCTGGACGACAAGTACAAGGCCCTGGCCTATACCGTCCGGGATCGTCTGCTCCATCGCTGGGTCAGTACGATACGCACCTACCAGCAAGCCAATCCCCGCACCGTCTGCTATCTCTCGGCCGAGTACCTGCCGGGCCCCTTCATGGGCCTCAACCTGCTCAACATGGGCATCGAGGAACCCACCCGCAAGGCCTTGCAGAGCCTGGGCATCGACCTGGAGTCCCTGATCGCCTACGAACAGGAACCCGGACTGGGCAACGGCGGTCTGGGGCGGCTGGCGGCCTGTTTCATGGACTCCCTGGCGACGCTCCAGATCCCCGCCACCAGCTACGGCATTCGCTACGAGTTCGGAATCTTCCAACAAGACATCCGCAATGGTGAGCAGGTGGAGACCACCGACAACTGGCTGCACTATGGCAATCCCTGGGAGGTGCGCCGCCCCCAGATCAGCTATGACGTCAAGATTGGCGGCCATACCGAGCACTACACCAACGAGCAGGGGCTGCACCGGGTACGCTGGGTTCCCCACGAGACCTTCCGCGGCGTGGCCATCGACACGCCCATCCTCGGCCACGACGTCAATACGGTGAACCTGATGCGCCTGTGGCGGGCCGAGGCCGCAGAAGCCCTGGACTTCCACGCCTTCAACGAGGGGGATTACTACGGCGCGGTGCTGCGGGAGGTACGTTCGGAGACCATTAGCAAGGTGCTCTATCCCAACGACGCGCCGGAGATCGGCAAGCGCCTGCGCCTATTGCAGCAGCACTTCTTCGTCACCTGTTCGCTCCAGGACATGATGCGTGTACACCGCACTACTGGCATGCCCATCGAGCGCTTCCACGAGAAATTCACCGTCCAGCTCAACGACACCCATCCGGCCATCGCGGTGGCGGAGCTGATGCGCCTGTTACTGGACAACCATCACCTGGATTGGGACACGGCCTGGCACGTCACCCGCCACACCTTCGCCTATACCAACCACACCCTGCTGCCCGAGGCCCTGGAAAAATGGCCCATCCCCCTGTTCCAGAGCCTGTTGCCCCGCCACCTGGAAATCATCTACGAGATCAACAGCCGCTTTCTCGATGAGGTTCGCCAGCGCTACCCCTTCGATCCCGATCGGGCGCAACGCCTGTCCATCATCGATGAAACCCTGCCACGCCATGTGCGCATGGCTCACCTGGCGTGCATCGGCAGTTTTGCCATCAACGGCGTGGCGGAGCTGCACAGCCAGTTGCTGAAGGAAACCGTGCTGCGGGATTTCTACGAACTGTGGCCGGAAAAATTTCAGAACAAGACCAACGGCGTCACGCCCCGCCGCTTCATGCTGCTCAGCAACCCGGGCCTGGGCTCCCTCCTGAACGAAACCCTGGGACACGGTTGGGAAACGGACCTGGAACAACTACGGGGCCTGGAGGCCCACGCCGACGACCCTGCGTTCCAGGAACGCTGGCGCCAGGTCAAGCGCCAGCGCAAGGAAGCCCTGGCGGGAGAGGTCCACAAACTCTGCGGCATCGACATCACCCCCACCAGCCTCTATGACGTTCAGGTCAAGCGCATTCACGAGTACAAGCGCCAGCATCTCAACCTGCTGCACATCATCACCCTCTACAACCGCATCAAGCGCAACCCGGCCCTGGATATCGTGCCCCGCACCTTTATCTTCGGCGGCAAATCGGCACCGGGCTACGCCATGGCCAAGCTGATCATCCGCCTGATCAACGCCGTAGCTGAGATGGTCAACCGGGACCGGGACGTGGCCGGCCGGCTCAAGGTAGTGTTTCTGCCCAACTTCAGCGTCAAGCTGGGACAATGGGTCTATCCGGCCGCCGACATTTCCCAGCAGATATCCACCGCCGGCAAGGAAGCCTCAGGGACCGGCAACATGAAGTTCTCCATGAACGGTGCCTTGACCATCGGCACCCTGGACGGCGCCAACGTGGAAATCCGCGAGGATGTGGGTGCCGAGAATTTCTTCCTGTTCGGCCTGGACGCCGACGCAGTCAGCCACACCCTGGCCAACGGCTACCGTCCCTGGGACTACTACAACGCCAACCAGGAACTCAAGGACGTCATCGACCTGATCGCCAGCGGCTTTTTCGCCCACGGCGACCGCAGCCTGTTCCAACCTCTGGTGGATCACCTGCTCCAGCACGACAGCTACCTGCTGCTGGCCGACTACGCCGACTACATCGCCTGCCAGGACCAGGTGAGCGCTGCCTATCGGGATCCGCAGCGCTGGACCCGGATGTCCATCCTCAACGTGGCCCGTATCGGCAAGTTCTCCTCCGATCGCACCATCGCCGAATATTGCCGAGACATCTGGAAGGTGCAGCCGGTACCGGTGAAGCTGGATTAA